One Cardinium endosymbiont cEper1 of Encarsia pergandiella genomic region harbors:
- a CDS encoding DUF3822 family protein: MEVFPKKILAVVHPSKFDFDKSINYHLSINIGYGLIKVCCIEKTTQACLLLGVYALPLDKNHPSYIKSLEQFYNQDFFLIKKNWFSVTLSIANQKFTLIPHLLLSKKDLCTYMHVACGVDPHDEVISFTHAFAKMSVVFSENASVLDWFRKRYTGSNFHIIHQANAIIEGFQIECAHKAELFVWLAEDYLYILVHNKRKLLYCNLFAYKTSHDLLSYLSAVVQVMQLERTACTLLVGGLIEKKSLAYGQLKAYLPKTTLKTKIDFFKSNPYVFKESNTSPMLYFDLMSSVLCHTHSKV; encoded by the coding sequence ATGGAAGTCTTCCCAAAAAAAATTCTTGCTGTTGTTCATCCAAGCAAATTCGACTTCGATAAAAGTATCAACTACCATTTGTCTATTAATATAGGTTATGGTTTGATTAAGGTATGTTGTATAGAAAAGACTACTCAAGCATGCTTATTGCTAGGCGTATATGCACTCCCTCTGGATAAAAATCACCCGAGCTACATCAAAAGTTTAGAGCAATTTTATAATCAAGATTTTTTTCTAATTAAAAAAAATTGGTTTTCTGTTACTTTATCTATTGCGAATCAAAAATTTACCCTTATACCTCACTTGCTGCTAAGCAAAAAAGATTTGTGTACCTATATGCACGTTGCTTGTGGTGTCGATCCACATGATGAAGTGATCTCTTTTACCCATGCATTTGCAAAAATGTCAGTTGTGTTTTCAGAAAATGCTTCTGTATTAGATTGGTTTAGAAAACGTTATACTGGTAGCAATTTTCATATTATCCACCAAGCTAATGCTATTATAGAAGGATTTCAAATAGAATGCGCACATAAAGCAGAATTATTTGTCTGGTTGGCAGAGGACTATTTGTACATATTGGTCCATAATAAAAGAAAACTGCTTTATTGTAATCTGTTTGCTTATAAAACATCTCATGACTTGTTAAGCTACCTATCAGCTGTAGTCCAGGTTATGCAATTAGAGCGTACTGCGTGTACATTACTGGTAGGTGGATTGATTGAAAAAAAATCATTGGCTTATGGTCAGTTGAAGGCATATCTTCCAAAGACCACCTTAAAAACAAAAATTGATTTTTTTAAATCAAATCCATATGTTTTTAAAGAAAGTAACACCTCACCTATGTTGTATTTTGATCTAATGAGTAGTGTATTGTGTCATACCCATAGCAAAGTATAG
- a CDS encoding DUF4296 domain-containing protein yields MKKIATILFTLLLLYWTRNAPFTTAFTSHTPMAIVNELVFVNVIRDLELLNSWLCNSYYPEATISILRRENQKKILALYQIDAQSFNQSTKYYLEDSSERALEVYRKVYQALKELSI; encoded by the coding sequence ATGAAAAAAATAGCTACTATTCTTTTCACATTATTGCTATTGTACTGGACCCGTAACGCACCCTTCACAACAGCTTTTACCAGCCATACACCTATGGCTATAGTTAATGAACTGGTTTTTGTAAATGTGATAAGAGATCTGGAATTGCTCAATAGTTGGTTGTGCAATAGCTATTACCCTGAAGCAACTATATCTATATTACGTCGTGAAAACCAAAAAAAAATATTAGCACTATATCAGATAGACGCACAATCTTTCAACCAAAGTACAAAATATTATCTAGAAGATTCTTCAGAAAGGGCACTTGAAGTCTATAGAAAAGTTTATCAAGCTTTAAAAGAACTTTCTATTTAG
- a CDS encoding Smr/MutS family protein produces the protein MCSNIAIGNYVRIKNQAAIGQVISIHLHKVLIAFGKLHFYLPLQSVENVTFPSSIRKNRSLSNNLTIDTRSMPADPILDLHGFNKAQALCALEKFLNHALLLGHCRLKIIHGQGKGILRSAVRHYLNGHPLVKGITLQSPVHCMAGMTIVEI, from the coding sequence ATGTGCTCCAACATTGCAATTGGTAACTATGTACGCATTAAAAATCAAGCTGCTATAGGTCAAGTAATAAGTATCCATCTACATAAGGTACTAATTGCCTTTGGGAAATTGCACTTTTATCTACCACTTCAATCTGTTGAAAACGTAACGTTTCCATCATCTATTCGAAAAAATAGATCTTTATCAAATAATCTTACGATAGACACACGATCTATGCCAGCTGATCCAATACTTGATCTACATGGTTTCAACAAAGCTCAAGCGCTATGTGCACTAGAAAAATTTCTAAATCATGCACTGCTATTAGGCCATTGTCGATTAAAAATCATCCATGGGCAAGGAAAAGGCATTTTGCGTAGTGCCGTACGGCATTACTTAAACGGCCATCCTTTGGTAAAAGGAATAACCCTACAAAGTCCTGTACACTGTATGGCCGGTATGACTATAGTTGAAATATAG
- the gyrB gene encoding DNA topoisomerase (ATP-hydrolyzing) subunit B, with translation MTPTINDYSADNIQVLEGLEAVRKRPAMYIGDVGVKGLHHLVWEVVDNSIDESLAGHCTKIGIIIHENNAITVWDNGRGIPTGMHLKEQKSALEVVMTILHAGGKFDKGTYKISGGLHGVGVSCVNALSAHLAVTVYRNGKIYKQEYAQGVPCYSVKEIGTTALRGTTVHFRPDSSIFTTTVYNLHTIINRLQELAYLNVGLKMQLEDRREQDEQGNPFQQTFYSEGGLLEFVSHLERTKTSIMPTPILIEGEKNNIGVQVAMTYNTGYSETVVSYVNNIHTIEGGMHVTGFKRALTRTLKNYADKSGLLEKAKIEIIGDDFREGLTAVISVKVAEPQFEGQTKTKLGNAEVQSAVESCVAEVLHYYLEEHPKEAKLIVNKVIVAAQARQAARKAREMVQRKNVLMSNSLPGKLADCSERDPTLCELFLVEGDSAGGTAKMGRNRRFQAILPLKGKILNVEKAQAYKIYDNEQVRNMITALGVAIGTDSNEQAINLDKLRYHKIVIMTDADVDGSHIRTLILTFFFRYMRDIIEKGHLYIASPPLYLVKRDKEEHYCWTESEKEEWVTQFSLKDGKVDAVFVQRYKGLGEMNEIQLWDTTMDPTRRNLRQVTIASALAAEHLFSMLMGDEVPPRREFIEHYAKYAKLDI, from the coding sequence ATGACCCCTACTATTAATGACTATTCAGCAGATAATATCCAAGTCTTAGAAGGGCTAGAAGCTGTTCGCAAACGTCCTGCCATGTACATTGGGGATGTAGGCGTAAAGGGATTACATCATCTTGTGTGGGAAGTAGTAGACAACTCTATTGATGAGTCTTTAGCAGGCCACTGTACTAAAATTGGGATTATTATACACGAAAACAATGCGATTACTGTATGGGATAATGGTCGTGGCATTCCCACTGGCATGCATCTAAAAGAACAGAAATCAGCTTTGGAGGTAGTCATGACCATACTGCATGCAGGTGGTAAATTTGATAAAGGTACCTACAAAATTTCTGGCGGTTTGCATGGTGTAGGGGTTTCTTGTGTAAATGCACTATCTGCTCACTTAGCGGTTACCGTATACCGAAACGGAAAGATTTATAAGCAAGAATATGCACAAGGCGTTCCATGCTACTCTGTTAAAGAAATAGGTACTACAGCACTACGGGGCACTACCGTTCATTTTAGGCCAGATAGTTCTATTTTTACGACTACGGTCTATAACCTACATACCATTATTAATAGACTGCAAGAATTGGCCTATTTAAATGTAGGGCTAAAGATGCAACTAGAAGATCGTCGTGAACAAGACGAACAAGGTAACCCTTTTCAACAAACTTTTTACTCTGAAGGAGGCCTTCTAGAATTCGTTTCCCATCTAGAGCGCACCAAAACCTCCATTATGCCCACGCCCATCCTTATAGAAGGAGAAAAAAATAATATAGGCGTACAGGTTGCCATGACGTATAATACAGGCTATTCTGAAACAGTAGTTTCTTATGTAAATAACATTCATACGATTGAAGGAGGTATGCATGTAACTGGATTTAAAAGAGCTTTAACCCGCACTTTAAAGAACTACGCAGATAAATCTGGCTTACTAGAAAAAGCCAAAATAGAGATTATTGGAGATGACTTTCGGGAAGGACTAACTGCTGTAATTTCTGTAAAAGTAGCTGAACCTCAATTTGAAGGACAAACAAAAACCAAACTAGGGAATGCAGAAGTACAAAGTGCTGTAGAAAGCTGTGTAGCTGAAGTATTACATTACTACCTAGAAGAACATCCTAAGGAAGCAAAACTGATTGTTAACAAAGTTATTGTAGCCGCTCAAGCCCGCCAAGCTGCCCGGAAAGCACGTGAAATGGTACAACGCAAAAATGTATTAATGAGCAACAGCTTGCCTGGTAAATTAGCAGACTGTTCCGAACGAGACCCTACGCTTTGTGAACTCTTTCTGGTAGAGGGTGACTCTGCTGGTGGTACTGCTAAAATGGGTAGGAACAGAAGATTCCAAGCCATTCTTCCTTTAAAAGGTAAAATTTTGAATGTAGAAAAAGCACAAGCATATAAAATATATGATAATGAGCAAGTCAGAAATATGATCACTGCACTGGGTGTAGCGATAGGTACAGATAGTAACGAACAAGCGATTAATCTAGATAAATTACGTTACCACAAAATTGTGATTATGACTGATGCAGATGTAGATGGTAGCCACATTCGTACCCTTATTTTAACTTTTTTCTTCCGCTACATGCGGGACATTATAGAGAAAGGACATCTGTATATTGCCTCTCCTCCACTCTATCTGGTGAAACGAGATAAAGAAGAACACTATTGCTGGACAGAATCAGAAAAAGAAGAATGGGTCACACAATTTAGCCTTAAAGATGGAAAAGTTGATGCGGTATTTGTCCAGCGTTATAAAGGTTTGGGCGAGATGAATGAGATCCAACTTTGGGATACTACTATGGATCCAACACGTCGGAACCTAAGACAGGTAACTATAGCCTCTGCATTGGCGGCAGAACATCTTTTCTCTATGTTAATGGGGGATGAAGTGCCCCCTCGTAGAGAATTTATAGAACATTATGCCAAATATGCTAAATTGGATATTTAG
- a CDS encoding glycoside hydrolase family 25 protein, whose protein sequence is MQQLFIYYYRSTVWASVLFTLTLTGCNHHPKNNMIPQQKITIEYQEGIDISHHQEDIDWNELTPSNSNKVFIIAKATEDKSYQDPKFIQNYKNICNAGFQPGAYHFLRFGSSSAKDQMNNFIRQIQAAQKLTDQIKLANNERIIALDVEESNGSDYSLVSSVVEESVGYLKEINITPFIYTRQNFWDQHVKTTPDIVKKCPLWIARYRSTPPSSNELPNGWQEWKIWQYSSTGSVPGIQGNVDLNKMQLQNQLQCSS, encoded by the coding sequence ATGCAACAACTATTTATTTATTACTATCGTTCTACTGTTTGGGCTAGCGTATTATTTACTTTAACCTTAACCGGATGCAACCATCATCCAAAAAACAATATGATACCTCAACAAAAAATAACAATAGAATATCAAGAAGGAATAGATATATCTCATCATCAAGAAGATATTGACTGGAACGAACTAACCCCTAGTAATAGTAATAAAGTTTTCATTATTGCTAAAGCAACAGAAGATAAAAGCTATCAAGATCCTAAATTTATACAAAACTATAAAAATATATGTAATGCAGGCTTTCAACCTGGTGCTTATCACTTCCTAAGGTTTGGCTCAAGTTCGGCTAAGGATCAAATGAATAATTTTATACGTCAAATACAAGCAGCACAGAAATTAACTGACCAGATTAAATTAGCTAATAATGAACGAATTATAGCGTTAGACGTAGAGGAAAGCAATGGATCAGATTATAGTTTAGTGAGCAGCGTAGTAGAAGAAAGCGTTGGATATCTCAAGGAGATAAACATAACTCCTTTCATATACACAAGACAAAATTTTTGGGATCAACATGTAAAAACCACCCCTGATATAGTTAAAAAGTGTCCACTATGGATTGCTAGATACAGAAGCACACCACCATCATCAAATGAGTTACCAAATGGTTGGCAAGAATGGAAAATATGGCAATATTCTAGTACAGGGTCTGTTCCAGGTATTCAAGGTAATGTAGATCTAAATAAGATGCAATTGCAAAATCAACTACAGTGTAGTAGTTAG
- a CDS encoding deoxycytidylate deaminase: protein MTQRPTFDHIFMSLAMHLAERSHCVKKKVGVVLTKETRIISTGYNGPPEGTYNCDEIWPKTGCARNIKGSCSLTIHAEQNAILYALTHHINVRDGVLYTTLAPCLSCARMIFSVGIKKVIYKDAYAAYKNLDDEEGLNFLDTFGVLLEGYDPYKI from the coding sequence ATGACGCAAAGACCTACATTCGATCATATTTTTATGTCGCTTGCCATGCACTTGGCGGAACGCTCCCATTGTGTTAAAAAAAAGGTAGGCGTTGTATTAACAAAAGAGACCCGAATTATTTCCACAGGATACAATGGTCCTCCAGAAGGTACCTATAATTGCGATGAGATATGGCCTAAAACAGGTTGTGCTAGGAATATAAAAGGGAGTTGTTCTTTGACCATTCATGCAGAACAAAATGCTATTCTTTATGCATTAACCCATCATATCAATGTAAGGGATGGTGTGCTTTATACAACTCTTGCGCCTTGTCTATCGTGTGCGCGTATGATATTTAGTGTAGGTATTAAAAAGGTAATATATAAAGATGCTTACGCAGCCTATAAAAATTTGGATGATGAAGAGGGATTAAATTTTTTAGATACATTTGGTGTCCTCTTAGAGGGATATGACCCATATAAAATATAA
- the htpG gene encoding molecular chaperone HtpG, which produces MNEKGTISVHTEHIFPIIKKFLYSDQDIFLRELVANGVDAVQKLKKLGAMGLYEGATDKLQVEVLLDASAKTLTIKDHGLGMTADEIKEYINQIAFSGATAFVEKYKDKVGENQLIGFFGLGFYSAFMVAKKVEIITKSYQVGVGAEATHWSCDGSTNFEIYSTEKSEVGTEVILHLAEDSEEFLKPERIQAILDKHCRFLPIEIVFDQKVINDPMPLWTKRPADLQSEDYLKFYKELYPFAEDPLFWIHLSIDYPFTLTGILYFPKVANYFEQKETIQLYARQVFITNDVKEVIPDFLRLLHGIIDSPDIPLNVSRSALQADGNVKKINTYIAKKVAEKLEALFQQDRKGYEAKWNDISLFIKYGMITDPKFDERIREIVLLQNTTGHYYTIAEYKDAMAKNQTDKNENLVLLYTTDPKKHAVYVQSAQQKGYDVLVLNSPIDTNFINFVEYKLDKVKLKAIDTDTIGNLIEKEEVTEHRLTKEESESLQSIYEKTIGAEQTTWKVASMLPEELPVAFITSEHLKRMTQFAQGDEAKQKHFRSMHVAINGNHPLAKKILATTDQTVQKALVKQSYQLALLAQGLLEGEWLAGFIKNYTNKLLEE; this is translated from the coding sequence ATGAATGAAAAAGGAACTATATCGGTACATACTGAACATATCTTTCCAATTATTAAAAAATTTCTTTATTCTGATCAAGACATTTTTTTGAGGGAATTGGTAGCCAATGGTGTAGATGCGGTACAAAAACTTAAAAAGTTAGGGGCTATGGGCCTTTACGAGGGGGCTACCGATAAGCTACAAGTAGAAGTACTACTTGATGCATCGGCCAAAACACTGACCATTAAAGACCATGGATTAGGTATGACAGCTGATGAAATCAAAGAATATATCAACCAAATTGCTTTCTCGGGTGCGACTGCATTTGTAGAAAAATACAAAGACAAAGTAGGAGAAAATCAATTGATTGGTTTTTTTGGATTGGGTTTTTACTCAGCTTTTATGGTAGCTAAAAAAGTTGAAATTATTACAAAATCTTATCAAGTAGGAGTAGGAGCCGAAGCAACCCATTGGAGCTGTGATGGTAGCACCAATTTTGAAATATATTCTACTGAAAAAAGTGAAGTAGGTACAGAAGTAATTTTGCATCTTGCAGAAGATTCGGAAGAATTTTTGAAGCCAGAACGTATTCAAGCTATTTTAGATAAACATTGTCGCTTTTTACCCATAGAAATCGTATTTGATCAAAAGGTGATCAATGATCCCATGCCACTATGGACCAAACGGCCAGCAGATTTACAATCTGAAGACTATCTTAAATTTTATAAAGAGCTCTATCCTTTTGCAGAAGATCCACTTTTTTGGATCCATTTAAGTATTGACTATCCATTTACTTTAACAGGTATACTCTATTTTCCTAAAGTAGCCAACTACTTTGAGCAAAAAGAAACCATTCAACTTTATGCAAGACAAGTGTTTATTACCAATGATGTAAAAGAAGTTATTCCTGACTTTTTACGGTTGTTACATGGTATTATCGATTCACCAGATATACCGCTAAATGTATCTAGAAGCGCGCTACAAGCAGATGGTAATGTAAAAAAAATTAATACATACATTGCTAAAAAGGTAGCCGAGAAGTTAGAAGCTCTTTTTCAACAAGATCGTAAAGGGTATGAAGCTAAATGGAATGATATCTCCCTTTTTATCAAGTATGGTATGATAACCGATCCTAAATTTGATGAAAGGATACGAGAAATAGTTCTCTTGCAAAACACAACTGGCCATTACTATACGATAGCTGAATACAAAGATGCAATGGCTAAAAATCAAACTGATAAAAATGAAAATTTGGTTTTGCTCTATACAACAGACCCTAAAAAACATGCTGTCTACGTACAATCAGCACAACAAAAGGGATATGATGTATTGGTCCTAAATAGCCCCATTGACACCAACTTTATCAATTTTGTGGAATATAAACTTGATAAAGTCAAACTCAAAGCAATTGACACCGATACCATCGGTAACCTAATTGAAAAAGAAGAGGTCACGGAACATAGGCTTACAAAAGAAGAAAGTGAAAGCTTACAGTCTATTTATGAAAAAACGATTGGTGCAGAACAAACTACTTGGAAGGTCGCATCTATGCTACCAGAGGAGTTGCCTGTGGCTTTTATTACTTCGGAGCATTTGAAGCGTATGACCCAATTTGCACAAGGAGATGAAGCGAAACAAAAGCATTTTCGCTCTATGCATGTAGCCATTAACGGGAACCATCCTTTGGCAAAAAAAATCTTGGCTACTACTGACCAAACTGTTCAAAAAGCACTGGTAAAACAGAGCTATCAATTGGCCCTACTGGCACAAGGGTTGCTAGAAGGGGAATGGCTAGCTGGGTTTATAAAAAATTACACAAATAAATTATTAGAAGAATAG
- a CDS encoding ATP-dependent Clp protease ATP-binding subunit: MDPRKYTIKAQEAIQSAIEVAEKNQQLTIENGHLLKAILISNETHVTFLIKQLQVALTPLEEALDKLIQTYPKASGQQPYLSPNMDVTLREAESYKKKLGDDFVAVDHLLLSLCSGKDQTATLMKKHGIEEAPLLQAIQALRGTHKVTDPSAESKYRSLERYAKNLNQLVKEGKIDPVIGRDEESRRTVQIISRRTKSNPLLIGEPGVGKTAIVEGLAQRIVAGDVPENIKSKVIFALDLGLLIAGAKYKGEFEERLKSVIKEVVDSNGEFILFIDEIHMLIGAGASGEGAMDAANLLKPALARGELHAIGATTLKEYQKYIEKDKALERRFQVVMVDEPSQEHAVSIIRGIKPKYELHHGVHIKDNAVIGTVRLSDRYLPGFLPDKAIDVMDEAAAKKRIDLDAVPVDLDQIQRKITELEIEREAIRKEKDTAKLEELSKTIEELNEKNQTLKAKWENDKSIVEGIRTQKKQIEQLRLDAEQAERNFDYGKVAEIRYGKLIEAEKKLKALQEKIEALRETSPLFKEEVTQEDIAEIIAQRTGIPVSKMLQDEREKLLQLEAVLAKSVAGQAEAIQVIAEAVRRSRAELQDPRKPIGSFIFLGTTGVGKTELAKALAQFLFNDEQAMIRIDMSEYQEKHAVSRLIGAPPGYIGYDEGGQLTEAVRTKPYSVILLDEIEKAHPDVFNILLQVLDDGRLTDNKGRTANFRNTIIIMTSNIGAHLIQSGFAGIEDLPSKESLEETKTAVLQLLQSQMRPEFLNRIDEIIMFNPLSKGVIKDVVHIQVEKLKADLLKNGIVIQMDEPLIDYLAEEGYSLQFGARPLKRLMQRIILNGLSKALLSRQVSKDQPILICYYQGSVVFSNAT; the protein is encoded by the coding sequence ATGGACCCTAGAAAGTACACTATTAAAGCACAAGAAGCAATACAAAGCGCTATAGAAGTAGCGGAAAAAAACCAACAACTTACGATCGAAAATGGTCACTTACTCAAGGCCATTTTAATCAGCAATGAAACACATGTTACCTTTCTTATTAAGCAACTTCAAGTTGCCTTAACGCCTTTAGAAGAAGCATTAGATAAACTCATCCAAACCTATCCAAAAGCATCTGGTCAGCAGCCCTATTTATCACCCAATATGGATGTTACCCTTCGTGAAGCAGAAAGTTACAAGAAAAAATTAGGCGATGACTTTGTCGCAGTAGACCATTTACTGTTAAGTCTTTGTTCAGGTAAAGATCAAACGGCAACATTAATGAAAAAGCACGGCATAGAAGAAGCTCCGTTGCTACAAGCGATTCAAGCCTTACGGGGTACCCATAAGGTTACCGATCCTAGTGCAGAGTCTAAGTATAGATCATTGGAACGTTACGCAAAAAACTTAAATCAATTGGTTAAAGAAGGCAAAATAGATCCAGTGATTGGACGTGATGAAGAATCGCGAAGAACGGTACAAATTATTTCACGTAGAACGAAAAGTAATCCCCTATTAATTGGAGAGCCAGGTGTAGGTAAAACAGCTATTGTAGAAGGACTGGCGCAAAGAATTGTAGCTGGTGACGTGCCTGAAAACATCAAATCTAAGGTTATTTTTGCATTAGACCTAGGTCTTTTGATTGCTGGTGCCAAATACAAAGGCGAGTTTGAAGAACGGCTTAAATCCGTCATTAAAGAAGTCGTGGATTCCAACGGGGAGTTTATTCTTTTTATCGATGAAATCCACATGCTTATTGGGGCAGGTGCCTCTGGAGAAGGGGCCATGGATGCAGCGAATCTACTTAAACCAGCGCTTGCGCGTGGAGAACTACACGCTATTGGTGCCACTACGCTAAAGGAATACCAAAAGTATATAGAGAAAGACAAAGCCCTAGAAAGAAGGTTTCAAGTCGTAATGGTAGATGAACCCAGCCAAGAACATGCAGTTTCTATTATACGAGGCATAAAGCCCAAATATGAGCTCCATCATGGTGTACACATTAAAGACAATGCAGTAATCGGAACTGTACGCCTATCTGACCGTTATTTACCAGGTTTTCTGCCTGATAAAGCGATAGATGTAATGGATGAAGCAGCTGCTAAAAAGCGAATTGATTTGGATGCTGTTCCTGTAGACTTAGACCAAATACAACGAAAAATTACCGAATTAGAAATTGAAAGAGAGGCAATTCGAAAAGAAAAAGACACTGCAAAATTGGAAGAGTTGTCTAAAACCATTGAGGAGCTAAATGAAAAAAACCAAACCCTCAAAGCAAAATGGGAAAATGATAAGTCTATTGTGGAGGGTATTCGTACACAGAAAAAACAAATTGAACAATTGCGTTTGGATGCTGAACAAGCTGAGCGAAATTTTGACTATGGTAAGGTTGCAGAAATTCGATATGGAAAGCTTATAGAAGCAGAAAAAAAACTCAAGGCTTTACAAGAAAAGATAGAAGCACTTCGTGAGACTAGCCCACTTTTTAAAGAAGAAGTCACACAAGAGGATATTGCTGAAATTATAGCGCAAAGGACCGGTATTCCTGTTTCTAAAATGCTACAAGATGAACGCGAAAAACTACTACAGTTAGAGGCTGTCCTGGCCAAAAGCGTTGCCGGTCAAGCAGAAGCTATTCAGGTTATTGCTGAAGCAGTACGTAGAAGCCGTGCTGAATTACAAGATCCTCGTAAGCCTATTGGTTCTTTTATCTTTTTAGGTACTACTGGTGTAGGTAAAACTGAACTGGCTAAAGCACTGGCACAATTTTTATTCAACGATGAACAGGCTATGATTCGTATAGATATGTCAGAATACCAGGAAAAACATGCAGTTAGTCGGTTGATTGGTGCACCACCAGGCTACATAGGATACGATGAAGGAGGGCAACTTACAGAAGCAGTACGTACCAAGCCCTACTCTGTAATTTTATTGGATGAAATAGAAAAAGCACATCCCGATGTCTTTAATATTCTATTGCAAGTATTGGATGATGGTAGACTAACTGATAATAAGGGCAGAACGGCAAATTTTAGAAATACCATTATCATTATGACGAGTAATATAGGTGCACATCTTATTCAAAGTGGGTTTGCTGGTATTGAAGATTTGCCTTCTAAAGAAAGTTTAGAAGAGACCAAGACAGCGGTCCTACAATTGCTGCAAAGCCAAATGCGTCCAGAGTTTTTAAATCGGATCGATGAAATTATCATGTTTAATCCCCTTTCTAAAGGGGTTATTAAGGATGTTGTGCATATTCAAGTAGAAAAGCTTAAAGCAGACCTACTAAAGAATGGCATAGTCATCCAGATGGATGAGCCACTTATAGACTACCTAGCAGAAGAAGGATATAGCTTGCAGTTTGGCGCAAGGCCGCTAAAGCGCTTGATGCAGCGCATTATACTTAATGGTTTATCTAAAGCATTACTATCTAGACAGGTCAGCAAAGATCAGCCCATTCTCATTTGTTACTACCAAGGATCGGTAGTATTTTCAAATGCTACCTAA